The following proteins come from a genomic window of Tenebrio molitor chromosome 9, icTenMoli1.1, whole genome shotgun sequence:
- the LOC138138777 gene encoding putative inorganic phosphate cotransporter has protein sequence MTVLDVEQSNEDTAKPRRWLGVRHLQFFLLFLSVVVAYGIRTNMSVGIIAMMETDPPDPSIPTYPDWTEKETILSAFFWGYVIPQIGAGQLVKKFGPKWFLAVTMFINSLFTLLIPVMASSAGEGGVIACRVIQGLNQGFLYPSVHTLLGKWTPLPERSKVASFVYTGGPLGTVISLPVTGVIANSSIGWPTAFYLYGGLGIGWSVLWALLGADSPAKHGRISDEEKEYIKGGGNTTDGEQKELPTPWLSIATSMPFIAIFVTHCGQNWGFWTLMTEIPSYMSDIMKYDIKDNSLLSALPYFVLWILSFFFSPLADFLIVRHYLSIGNVRKIFNSIGLMVPAITLVALAFVDSSQKDLALALLVITVGFNAAVYSGFNVNHIDLSPNHAGPLMGITNSLSNVVSILAPLAIKVIPYEQTDPILWRYVFCIAAGIYVVTDLFYVVYASGEVQPWNDLSEQRVENSIEEDNERFY, from the exons ATGACAGTCCTCGATGTAGAACAATCAAACGAAGACACAGCAAAACCGA GGAGATGGTTGGGAGTACGCCACCTCCAATTCTTCCTCCTCTTCTTGTCAGTCGTTGTCGCCTACGGGATACGTACCAACATGTCTGTCGGGATTATAGCCATGATGGAAACCGACCCTCCTGATCCCAGCATTCCT ACTTATCCCGACTGGACAGAAAAAGAAACGATCCTTTCGGCGTTCTTTTGGGGCTACGTCATCCCCCAGATCGGCGCTGGACAACTTGTGAAAAAATTCGGACCCAAGTGGTTCCTCGCCGTCACCATGTTCATCAACTCTCTCTTCACTCTCTTGATCCCGGTGATGGCTTCGAGTGCTGGAGAAGGTGGAGTGATCGCTTGTCGCGTCATCCAAGGACTGAATCAAGGATTTCTCTATCCTTCGGTTCACACGTTGCTCGGAAAGTGGACACCGCTTCCTGAGAGATCTAAAGTTGCTAGTTTTGTCTACACCGGAGGTCCTTTGGGAACTGTGATTTCTCTTCCGGTGACTGGAGTTATCGCGAATTCGTCCATTGGGTGGCCCACTGCGTTCTATTTGTACGGGGGGCTTGGCATAGGGTGGTCAGTGCTGTGGGCGTTGCTCGGTGCTGACAGTCCAGCCAAGCACGGACGGATTTCAGATGAAGAAAAAGAATACATAAAAGGCGGTGGGAACACGACTGATGGAGAACAAAAGGAGTTACCGACTCCGTGGTTGTCAATCGCTACGTCAATGCCTTTCATTGCTATCTTCGTCACGCACTGTGGCCAAAACTGGGGATTTTGGACTCTGATGACTGAGATTCCCTCATACATGAGTGACATCATGAAGTACGACATCAAAGAT AACAGTCTTCTCTCAGCTTTGCCCTACTTCGTCTTGTGGATACTGAGCTTCTTCTTCAGTCCTTTGGCAGACTTTCTTATCGTCAGGCACTACCTTTCGATAGGAAACGTGAGAAAAATCTTCAACAGCATCG GTCTGATGGTACCAGCCATAACTTTGGTGGCTCTAGCTTTCGTGGACTCCTCTCAGAAGGACCTTGCTCTTGCACTTCTGGTCATCACTGTTGGATTCAACGCGGCAGTTTACAGTGGATTTAACGTTAATCACATCGATTTGTCACCGAACCACGCCGGACCCCTCATGGGAATCACCAACAGTCTTTCCAACGTTGTTTCGATACTCGCTCCACTTGCAATCAAAGTTATACCATACGAACAA aCCGATCCGATTTTGTGGAGGTACGTTTTTTGCATAGCTGCAGGAATCTATGTGGTAACGGATTTATTCTATGTGGTTTACGCTTCTGGTGAGGTTCAGCCTTGGAATGATTTAAGCGAACAAA GAGTGGAAAATTCCATAGAAGAGGATAATGAAAGATTCTACTAG